One genomic segment of Gottschalkia acidurici 9a includes these proteins:
- a CDS encoding aminopeptidase P family protein, which yields MKVNEKITSLRKLMKEKNLDAYIIPTSDPHQSEYVPDYWKGREWISGFTGSAGTVVVTMKESGLWTDGRYFIQAEKELKSSEIKLYKMGQDKVPSINKYLEDQLESSSCVGFDGKLFSYDQVKNMKKTFKKKNIKINSSYDLIGELWGERPQLPNEKIFTHDVKYSGKSVKEKLEVVRKKMKEKNADFYVLSSLDDIAWLFNIRGRDIPCNPIAISYTLVSTNNATLFIDDTKLTSSVKEYLCKNGVEIKEYSDIKTVMEKLDWKSNIYLDSSKTSVWLHDSIPSTCEKIYGKDIVMNLKAIKNDIEIENFKKCQIRDGVAMVKFLCWLDKNIGKEKITELSVSEKLEEFRRLGENYIEPSFETISGYKDHGAIVHYSASEDSQYILKNEGMLLLDSGGQYLDGTTDITRTIVLGKVTEEEKRDFTLVLKGNISLSKAKFLYGTTGSRLDILARLPLWEQGLDFKHGTGHGVGYLLGVHEGPQRISYAHNDIKLEPGMLITNEPGLYKENKHGIRTENILLVTEDKKTEFGKFMKFEVTTFCPIDLNGVSVELLTEEEKRWLNEYHKDVYEKLSVYLNEEEKEWLKISTREV from the coding sequence TTGAAAGTAAATGAAAAAATAACATCACTTAGAAAGCTGATGAAAGAAAAAAATTTAGATGCATACATAATACCAACCTCTGATCCACATCAAAGTGAATATGTTCCAGACTATTGGAAAGGGAGAGAATGGATTTCTGGATTTACAGGCTCAGCTGGAACTGTAGTTGTAACTATGAAAGAAAGTGGACTATGGACAGATGGTAGATATTTTATACAAGCTGAGAAAGAGTTAAAGAGTAGTGAAATAAAACTATATAAAATGGGTCAAGATAAAGTTCCAAGTATCAATAAATATCTAGAAGATCAGCTGGAATCTTCATCATGCGTAGGATTTGATGGAAAATTATTTTCATATGATCAGGTAAAGAATATGAAGAAGACTTTCAAAAAGAAAAATATAAAAATAAACTCAAGCTATGATTTAATTGGAGAACTATGGGGTGAGAGACCTCAACTACCTAATGAAAAGATATTTACACATGATGTAAAATACTCAGGAAAAAGCGTAAAGGAAAAATTAGAAGTAGTAAGAAAAAAAATGAAGGAAAAAAATGCAGATTTTTATGTGCTAAGTTCACTAGACGATATAGCTTGGCTTTTTAATATAAGAGGTAGAGATATACCTTGTAATCCTATAGCTATATCCTATACTTTAGTATCTACCAATAATGCCACATTGTTTATAGACGATACAAAGCTTACGTCTAGTGTTAAAGAATATTTATGTAAAAATGGAGTAGAAATAAAAGAATATAGTGATATAAAAACTGTTATGGAAAAGCTAGATTGGAAGTCAAATATATATCTGGATTCTTCTAAAACGAGTGTATGGCTTCATGACAGTATTCCTTCAACATGTGAAAAAATATATGGAAAAGATATAGTAATGAATTTAAAGGCTATAAAAAATGACATAGAAATAGAGAATTTTAAAAAATGCCAAATAAGAGATGGTGTAGCTATGGTTAAATTTCTTTGTTGGCTAGATAAAAATATAGGAAAAGAGAAGATAACAGAATTATCTGTAAGTGAAAAGTTAGAAGAATTCAGAAGACTAGGTGAAAATTATATAGAACCAAGTTTTGAGACTATATCTGGATATAAAGATCATGGAGCAATAGTCCATTATAGTGCGAGTGAAGATAGTCAATACATATTAAAAAATGAAGGGATGCTCCTGCTAGATTCAGGAGGACAATATCTAGATGGAACTACTGATATAACAAGAACTATAGTCTTAGGTAAGGTGACAGAAGAAGAAAAGAGAGACTTTACATTAGTTCTGAAAGGAAATATTTCATTAAGTAAAGCTAAATTTTTATATGGAACAACAGGCTCAAGATTAGACATATTAGCAAGACTTCCTTTATGGGAACAGGGTCTAGATTTTAAACATGGCACAGGACATGGTGTAGGTTATCTGTTAGGAGTACATGAAGGTCCACAGAGGATTTCATATGCACATAATGACATTAAACTTGAACCAGGAATGCTTATTACTAACGAACCAGGACTATACAAAGAAAATAAGCATGGTATAAGAACCGAAAATATTTTGTTAGTTACAGAAGATAAAAAAACTGAGTTCGGAAAGTTTATGAAGTTTGAAGTTACTACATTTTGTCCTATAGATTTAAATGGAGTATCTGTAGAACTACTTACTGAAGAAGAAAAAAGATGGTTAAATGAATATCATAAAGATGTATATGAGAAGCTATCAGTTTATTTAAATGAAGAAGAAAAAGAGTGGTTAAAAATAAGTACTAGGGAAGTTTAA
- a CDS encoding metal ABC transporter solute-binding protein, Zn/Mn family: protein MKRFISIIMILSLLVLTLIGCNNKPQDEITDSKENEKIKVVATTTMITDLVKAIGGENIEVQGLVGPGIDPHLYKASAGDVNKMQNADAIFYNGLYLEGKMGEIFENLEKINIKTVAISKDIDKSELLQSEEFEGNFDPHIWFDVSLWIKATETVKNSLIELDAANKQEYEKNAEEYMEQLRKLNQYVIDKVEKVPQEKRILITAHDAFNYFGRAYKFEVKGLQGISTASEAGTSDVKNLAEFIVEEKIPAIFIESSLPRRNVEALQEAVKARGFDVEIGGELFSDSLGEVGTEGGDYAGMVKHNIDTITKNFEK from the coding sequence ATGAAACGCTTTATATCTATTATTATGATTCTTAGTTTACTTGTTTTAACATTAATAGGTTGTAATAATAAGCCACAAGATGAGATAACAGATAGTAAAGAAAATGAAAAGATTAAAGTGGTAGCTACAACTACAATGATAACAGACCTAGTAAAAGCTATAGGTGGAGAAAATATAGAAGTACAAGGGCTAGTAGGACCGGGAATAGATCCACATCTATATAAAGCTAGTGCAGGGGACGTAAATAAAATGCAAAATGCTGATGCTATTTTCTATAATGGACTTTATTTGGAAGGAAAGATGGGAGAAATATTTGAGAACTTGGAGAAGATTAATATAAAAACTGTGGCTATAAGTAAAGACATAGATAAGTCAGAACTACTTCAGTCAGAAGAATTCGAGGGAAACTTTGATCCGCATATATGGTTTGATGTGTCATTGTGGATAAAGGCTACTGAAACAGTAAAAAACTCTCTCATAGAGTTAGACGCGGCTAACAAGCAAGAATACGAAAAAAATGCAGAAGAATATATGGAACAATTAAGAAAGCTTAATCAATATGTAATAGATAAGGTAGAGAAGGTTCCACAAGAAAAAAGAATACTTATAACAGCTCATGATGCATTCAATTATTTTGGAAGAGCATATAAGTTTGAGGTAAAAGGACTTCAAGGAATAAGTACAGCCTCAGAAGCTGGAACTTCTGATGTTAAAAATTTAGCTGAATTTATAGTAGAAGAAAAGATACCTGCAATATTTATAGAGTCGTCCCTACCTAGAAGAAATGTTGAAGCATTACAAGAGGCTGTAAAAGCTAGAGGATTTGATGTAGAAATTGGAGGAGAACTTTTCTCAGACTCACTTGGAGAAGTAGGTACAGAAGGTGGAGATTATGCAGGAATGGTTAAACATAATATAGATACCATAACTAAGAATTTTGAGAAATGA
- a CDS encoding metal ABC transporter ATP-binding protein: MSKIIKVEDLTVAYEEKPVLWDINLEIPSGILMAIVGPNGAGKSTLIKTMLNLIKPVAGRVTFWGSPYEEMIKNIAYVPQRGSVDWDFPTNVYDVVMMGRYGDLGWFKRPKRLDKVLTIEAIEKVGMTEFSDRQISQLSGGQQQRVFLARALAQSAEIYFMDEPFQGVDAKTEEAIINLLKELRSQGKTVVVVHHDLQTVDKYFDYVTLLNKKVIESGPVKEVFTDEKILKTYAVNN; the protein is encoded by the coding sequence ATGAGTAAAATAATAAAAGTTGAAGACTTAACAGTTGCTTATGAAGAAAAGCCTGTTTTGTGGGATATAAATTTAGAAATACCTTCAGGAATATTAATGGCTATAGTAGGGCCTAACGGAGCAGGAAAGTCGACACTTATTAAAACTATGCTGAATCTGATAAAACCAGTAGCTGGAAGAGTAACATTCTGGGGTAGTCCTTATGAAGAAATGATAAAAAATATAGCTTATGTACCACAAAGAGGGTCAGTAGATTGGGACTTTCCAACGAATGTATATGATGTAGTAATGATGGGGAGATATGGAGACCTAGGATGGTTCAAAAGACCGAAGAGATTAGATAAAGTACTTACGATAGAAGCAATTGAGAAAGTAGGTATGACTGAATTCTCAGACAGACAAATTAGTCAACTATCAGGAGGACAGCAACAGAGAGTGTTTTTAGCAAGAGCTTTAGCACAAAGTGCTGAAATTTACTTCATGGATGAACCTTTCCAAGGAGTAGATGCAAAGACAGAAGAAGCTATAATAAATTTATTAAAAGAACTTCGTTCTCAAGGAAAAACAGTAGTAGTAGTACATCATGATTTACAAACAGTAGATAAGTACTTTGACTATGTTACATTGTTAAATAAGAAAGTAATAGAATCAGGGCCTGTAAAAGAAGTATTTACTGATGAAAAAATATTAAAGACTTATGCTGTTAATAACTAA
- a CDS encoding metal ABC transporter permease gives MLNFLKDVLLDHTFITVGLGATAFGAISGILGTFAVLRKQSLIGDAISHATLPGICIMFLLTGTKSTPLFLIGALISGIVASVIVMYITKVSKVKYDSSLGMILSVFFGLGLVLLTYIQKIPNANQAGLDKFLFGQASTLLKIDVKIMGAVAIIVIIITSLLWKEFKILCFNSEFGASLGLPMKKLDFLLTCLLVLSIVMGLQTVGVILMSAMIIAPAVAARQWTDKLWLMTVLSAIFGSVSGISGTLVSFFIPKMPTGPVIVIIMSCIVFISILFAPSRGVIWNKIKNRKNKETVNKKEH, from the coding sequence GTGTTGAATTTTTTAAAAGATGTTTTATTGGATCATACTTTTATTACAGTAGGTTTAGGAGCCACTGCATTCGGAGCAATTAGTGGTATATTAGGTACGTTTGCAGTTCTTAGGAAACAGAGTTTAATAGGAGATGCTATATCTCATGCTACTTTACCCGGAATATGTATAATGTTTCTTCTGACAGGAACTAAGAGTACACCATTATTTCTTATAGGTGCACTGATATCAGGAATAGTTGCTAGTGTAATAGTTATGTATATAACTAAAGTATCTAAGGTTAAGTATGACAGTTCCTTAGGAATGATCTTGTCAGTGTTTTTTGGATTAGGGTTAGTACTTTTAACTTATATTCAAAAAATACCTAATGCAAATCAAGCTGGACTAGATAAATTTCTATTCGGTCAGGCATCTACACTATTGAAAATAGATGTTAAGATTATGGGTGCTGTAGCTATTATAGTGATAATTATAACTTCACTACTGTGGAAAGAATTTAAAATATTATGCTTTAATAGTGAATTTGGTGCAAGCTTGGGTTTACCTATGAAAAAATTAGATTTTTTATTAACTTGCTTATTAGTATTATCTATAGTTATGGGGCTTCAGACTGTAGGAGTAATATTAATGAGTGCTATGATTATTGCACCAGCAGTAGCTGCAAGACAGTGGACAGATAAACTTTGGCTTATGACTGTACTATCAGCTATATTTGGTTCTGTATCTGGTATTAGCGGAACTTTAGTAAGCTTCTTTATTCCCAAAATGCCAACAGGACCTGTAATAGTAATTATTATGAGTTGTATAGTTTTTATATCAATCTTATTTGCACCTAGCAGAGGTGTAATTTGGAATAAGATTAAGAATAGAAAAAACAAAGAAACAGTAAATAAAAAAGAGCATTAA
- a CDS encoding metal ABC transporter permease, whose protein sequence is MNLAQVEILIIAVLTSASCALIGSFLILRKMAMMSDAISHTILLGIVVAFFITQDLSSPLLIIGATLTGLATVFLVEMLQKTKLVSEDASIGTIFPFLFSIGIILISLYAGNIHLDIDSVLLGELAFAPFDRLVIRGLDLGAKSIYVMGVIFLLDLIYIVLFYKELKIVTFDSALATAIGISPIIVHYSLMTLVSVTTVGAFNAVGAILVVALMIVPPSTAYFWVEDLKKMIIWSTIFGALSAIIGLLIAFRLDISIAGSMSVMSGVIFLIVFIFSPKKGLLTILKRRKRQKYEFAELSLLMHLLNHQEIEYEEIELKKPTIVEHLRWEEQFLNEIIERLSKYKYISIEDDLLKINDNGIEYIRNNSILKESENIQLCK, encoded by the coding sequence ATGAATTTAGCACAAGTAGAAATATTAATAATTGCAGTTCTAACATCTGCATCTTGTGCACTCATAGGTAGTTTTCTTATACTAAGAAAAATGGCAATGATGAGTGATGCCATAAGTCATACTATTCTTTTGGGAATTGTAGTTGCTTTTTTTATTACTCAAGACTTATCTTCACCGCTATTAATTATTGGAGCTACACTAACGGGATTAGCAACAGTATTCTTGGTAGAAATGCTGCAGAAAACTAAGTTAGTTAGTGAAGATGCATCTATCGGAACCATATTTCCTTTTCTATTTAGTATAGGAATAATTTTGATTAGTTTGTATGCAGGGAATATTCATTTGGATATAGACTCAGTCTTACTTGGTGAGTTAGCATTTGCGCCTTTTGATAGATTAGTTATAAGAGGATTAGACTTAGGGGCAAAATCTATATATGTAATGGGTGTAATATTTTTATTAGACTTGATATATATAGTGTTATTTTATAAGGAGTTAAAAATAGTTACATTCGACAGTGCATTAGCAACTGCTATAGGTATTTCACCTATTATAGTACATTATTCATTAATGACTTTAGTATCAGTTACAACTGTAGGAGCGTTTAATGCAGTTGGGGCAATATTAGTAGTAGCTTTAATGATAGTACCACCTAGTACAGCTTATTTCTGGGTGGAAGATCTAAAGAAGATGATTATATGGAGTACGATTTTTGGAGCTCTAAGCGCCATAATTGGACTTTTAATAGCCTTTAGACTGGATATATCTATTGCGGGCTCTATGTCTGTAATGTCAGGAGTTATATTTTTAATAGTATTCATATTCAGTCCTAAGAAAGGATTATTAACTATATTAAAGAGAAGAAAAAGACAAAAATATGAATTTGCAGAATTATCTCTACTAATGCACTTACTTAATCATCAAGAGATTGAGTATGAAGAGATAGAGTTGAAAAAGCCAACTATAGTAGAGCACTTGAGATGGGAAGAACAATTTTTAAATGAGATTATAGAGCGTTTAAGTAAATATAAATATATAAGCATTGAAGATGACTTACTGAAGATAAATGATAATGGGATAGAATATATAAGAAATAACTCTATTTTAAAAGAATCAGAAAATATACAGTTATGTAAGTGA
- a CDS encoding FeoA family protein, whose protein sequence is MTLYELDKSRKCILAKTPGNSLLNSIGVREGKKVSMVTKQPLGGPIVVQVDKRNIAISKDIACQIEIEEE, encoded by the coding sequence ATGACTTTATATGAATTAGACAAATCTAGGAAATGTATTCTTGCGAAAACTCCAGGTAACTCACTGTTAAATTCAATAGGAGTAAGAGAAGGCAAGAAAGTATCAATGGTTACAAAACAACCACTAGGAGGACCAATTGTGGTACAAGTGGATAAAAGAAATATAGCTATATCAAAAGACATAGCGTGTCAGATTGAAATCGAGGAGGAATAA